The DNA region CTGCCTGGACGTGCCGAGCGCCAGTACGACCGACGGCACCCAGGTCCAGTTGTGGGACTGCAACAGCAACGCCAACCAGCAGTGGACGTCCACCAGCGCCGGTGAGCTCAGGGTCTACGGCAACAAGTGCCTGGACGCCGCCGGCACCGGCAACGGCACCAAGGTGCAGATCTACAGCTGCTGGGGCGGCGACAACCAGAAGTGGCGCCTCAACTCCGACGGATCCATCGTCGGCGTCCAGTCCGGCCTCTGTCTCGACGCCGTCGGCGCCGGCACCGCCAACGGCACCCAGATCCAGCTCTACTCCTGCTCGGGCGGCAGCAACCAGCGCTGGACCCGCGCCTGATCTGCTGCAGCGACACCCGCGCCATCGAGGGGAGCCAGGCTGATCCTGGCTCCCCTCCTCGGAGACAGGAAGCCGCCGGCCGTGTCAGGCGTCGCCCGGGGGGCGGGTGCTGGCGCGCATGATGAGCTGTGGTTCCACCAGGAGGTGTTCGGCCTTGCGGGCGCGGCCTTCGATGTGGTCGACCAGCAGTCCGATGCTGCGGCGTCCGATGGTGGCGAAGTCCTGGCGGACGGTGGTCAGCGGCGGCGGGAAGTACTCGGCCTCGGGGATGTCGTCGAAGCCGGCGACGGCCACCTGCGCGGGGGTGCGGATGCCGGCCTCGCGCAGCGCCCGCAGGACGCCGAGCGCCATCTGGTCGTTGGCGACGAAGACGGCGGTGACCGGTGCCGCCCCGCGGCGGGCCAGGGCGAGCCCGGCGAGCTCCTGGCCCGCCCGGTACCCCGACAACGGGCTCCAGTCACCCGCCAGCACACGCGGAGGCTCGATACCGCTCTCCTCCAGGACCGCGCGCCAGCCCGCGGTGCGGGCCTCGCTCTCCAGCCAGTCCTCGGGCCCGGCCACGTGCCAGACCGTGCGGTGCCCGGCGGCCAGCAGATGCTCCGTGACCATACGGGCACCGCGCTCCTGGTCCAGGGAGACCCCGGGCAGATCGAGCCGGTGGCCACCCTCCACCGTCACCACCGGAAAGGGCGCGTCCAGCTCGGCGAGCGCCTGCACGTGCGAGCGCTGCGGGGTGATCGCGACGACCCCCTCCACACCCCAGGCCGCGAGATGGTCGATGGCATCCTTCAGCGCCTGCCCCTCCCCGGTACGCAGACTGACCGTGGAGACCAGATAGCCCTCCTCCCGCGCCGCCTCCTGCAGACCCGTCATCGTGCTCGCCGGGCCGTACAGGGCGGTGTTGACCGCGATCACACCCAGCGTCCTCGTCCGGCGCGTCACCAGAGCCCGGGCCGCGGAATTACGGCGGTAGCCCAGCCGCTCGATCGCCACC from Streptomyces fradiae includes:
- a CDS encoding LacI family DNA-binding transcriptional regulator, which encodes MADVAREAGVSHQTVSRVLSGHPNVRAATREQVTVAIERLGYRRNSAARALVTRRTRTLGVIAVNTALYGPASTMTGLQEAAREEGYLVSTVSLRTGEGQALKDAIDHLAAWGVEGVVAITPQRSHVQALAELDAPFPVVTVEGGHRLDLPGVSLDQERGARMVTEHLLAAGHRTVWHVAGPEDWLESEARTAGWRAVLEESGIEPPRVLAGDWSPLSGYRAGQELAGLALARRGAAPVTAVFVANDQMALGVLRALREAGIRTPAQVAVAGFDDIPEAEYFPPPLTTVRQDFATIGRRSIGLLVDHIEGRARKAEHLLVEPQLIMRASTRPPGDA